The Salvelinus alpinus chromosome 21, SLU_Salpinus.1, whole genome shotgun sequence genome has a segment encoding these proteins:
- the mindy4b gene encoding LOW QUALITY PROTEIN: inactive ubiquitin carboxyl-terminal hydrolase MINDY-4B (The sequence of the model RefSeq protein was modified relative to this genomic sequence to represent the inferred CDS: deleted 2 bases in 1 codon), whose product MFRISIFALCYMLDQSQQAPRHSKGFWQCLLLPSAISRAVVLVVRVHNVALLCPSLQMEEDPDIVNRNTELDDILRQISELDKWRNIFNSRGLELQDCIIKRPLERTKLEEESEDGTGRPPSTAQPPRGNANLLTVPYSIPLALTVSPSLGGLPITAELAGNLRKILFGNTFYVFNYEWKKSFFKFREPYSNLSYALEAERGGSRAIQMVVQANIIKYLLFTRQTNSDCCRLQSLSEVGEKEQERALVVALTDILWAAGEERSATISLVTSDYCFTPHLDYKLDNFTERLQLFSFNKKEDVKKFVYEHIQCFEDEGSHGVILFLYSLILSRTITRLREDLDCTTSHLLHLSLGNFVCRQALMNLLLTGRASPNVFNGTLQCGEDGSPLEKPLHGVLARSAVGYLHWSRELMERTKLPMVGSMLKTPRLPIWVCSINGTYSVLFSPNRSLLSDWKMEHLFHMYFYNGQPSQQSTALLTIDTHSHHWEVGIKDTQGDPEKRFPSVEMAIRTKWEGAAIDWNGTMPFF is encoded by the exons ATGTTCCGAATATCCATATTTGCTCTGTGCTATATGCTCGACCAATCACAGCAGGCACCACGTCACTCCAAGGGCTTCTGGCAGTGTCTGCTACTGCCTAGCGCA ATATCAAGGGCAGTAGTTCTAGTCGTCAGGGTTCACAAC GTTGCTTTATTATGTCCCTCGCTGCAGATGGAAGAGGATCCCGACATTGTGAACCGCAACACCGAGCTGGATGACATCCTCAGACAAATATCAGAGCTGGACAAATGGAGAAACATCTTCAACTCCCGTGG GTTGGAATTACAAGATTGTATCATTAAA AGGCCTCTGGAGAGGACTAAGCTTGAGGAGGAAAGCGAGGATGGCACAGGCAGGCCACCATCCACGGCACAGCCGCCTCGTGGAAACGCCAACCTATTGACAGTGCCCTACTCTATCCCCCTGGCCCTGACTGTCTCTCCTAGCCTAGGAGGGCTCCCTATCACAGCCGAGTTAGCTGGG AACCTAAGGAAGATTTTGTTCGGCAATACTTTTTACGTCTTCAACTATGAGTGGAAGAAGTCCTTCTTCAAATTCAGGGAGCCCTACTCCAACCTGTCCTATGCCCTGGAGGCAGAAAGA GGAGGATCCCGTGCCATTCAAATGGTGGTCCAAGCGAACATTATCAAATACTTGCTCTTCACCCGCCAGACCAACTCAGACTGTTGCAGACTGCAAAG TCTGAGTGAGGTGGGTGAAAAGGAGCAGGAGAGGGCTCTGGTCGTCGCTCTGACTGACATTCTGTGGGCAGCTGGTGAGGAAAGGAGCGCCACCATCTCCTTAGTGACATCAGACTACTGTTTCACCCCCCACCTGGACTACAAACTGGACAACTTCACTGAGAGA TTACAGCTTTTTAGTTTCAACAAGAAAGAGGATGTCAAGAAATTTGTCTATGAGCACATCCAGTGT TTTGAAGATGAGGGGAGTCATGGAGTCATCTTGTTTCTCTACAGCTTAATCCTTTCAAGGACCATCACCAG GTTGAGGGAGGATCTTGACTGTACCACCTCTCACTTGCTCCATTTGAGCCTTGGCAACTTTGTGTGTCGTCAG GCACTGATGAATCTGCTGCTAACTGGCCGAGCCAGTCCCAATGTATTCAATGGAACTCTGCAGTGTGGTGAAGACGGCAGCCCTCTGGAGAAGCCCCTACACGGGGTCCTGGCTCGCAGCGCCGTAGGCTACCTGCACTGGAGCCGCGAGCTGATGGAACGTACAAAGCTGCCCATG GTTGGAAGCATGCTGAAAACACCAAGGTTGCCAATTTGGGTGTGCAGTATCAATGGCACCTACAGCGTCCTCTTCAGTCCCAACCGCTCCCTGCTCTCTGACTGGAAGATGGAGCACTTGTTCCACATGTACTTCTACAATGGCCAGCCATCGCAACAAAGCACAGCCCTGCTGACCATCG ACACTCACTCCCACCACTGGGAGGTAGGGATCAAGGACACCCAGGGAGACCCAGAGAAGAGGTTTCCCTCTGTAGAGATGGCCATTAGGACCAAATGGGAGGGAGCTGCCATCGACTGGAACGGAACCATGCCTTTTTTCTGA